The Vibrio aerogenes nucleotide sequence TATCCAGAGAATCTTTGAGTGCCCGGCTGATTTCTGATGTTTGCGTTGCAGTTGCTTTGGTAAAAGGAAATTTACCCAGCCTCTTTTTGACAACACCGGAAGGAACGGCACTATTTTTACGAATTCTGGCAACAAAAAAACCCTCACAATCGTAAATCTGTGGGAAAATATGCAAAAAACCTTCTTCAGTGATGGCTTCTTTTGCTGCCGGGAAAAGGGATTCAAGTGATTCAAAAGTGACGGCGTCACCATAGGTGTTTTTCAAATGTTGACAAACATGCTGATTCTCTTCCCGGCTTAAAGTGCAGGTTGAATACACCATCACACCACCAGGTTTGAGTGCCTGAAATGCACTTTCGATTAAGGCTTTTTGAGTGATAGTAATGGCTGCAATCGACTCCTGACTCCAGTTTTTCATTGCGTCAGGATCTTTGCGGACTGTTCCTTCGCCGGAACATGGTGCATCAATTAATACAGCATCAAAGGATTCGGGCAGCCAGTTACCAAAGACCCGCCCATCGAAGGTTGTGAGCGCTGAATTTCTGACCCCGCAACGTTCAATATTTGAATAGAGTGCTTTTGTCCGGCTTGCTGAAAATTCATTGGCAACAACCAGACCTTCATTATTCATCAGCGCTGCAATTTGAGTTGTTTTAGAGCCGGGAGCTGCTGCCATATCCAGTACGGTGTCAAAAGTTTTATCCTGCTGGTGGAATAGTGCAGTGACTGGCATCATGGAGCTGGCTTCCTGAATATAAAAAAGCCCTGACATATGTTCAAGCGTATTTCCCAGAGGTGTCCGGCTGTCTTGTGTATCAATCCAGAACCCGCAGTTGCACCATGGTACAGGCTCTAATTTCCAGCCGAGATTTTCTGCTCTGTTACAAAAATCATGAACAGATATTTTCAGCGTGTTTACCCGAATGCTTTTTCGCAACGGGCGCTGGCAGGCAGAGACAAAATCATCCATGTGAAGGGATGAGGGAAGAATCTGTTCTATTACCCGGAGAAATTCTGCCGGGAGATAAACGTTATGGTGCAAAACTATGTTCTCAATCGTGAATGGGACAGAAATTATATAGG carries:
- the rsmF gene encoding 16S rRNA (cytosine(1407)-C(5))-methyltransferase RsmF, which encodes MHHNVYLPAEFLRVIEQILPSSLHMDDFVSACQRPLRKSIRVNTLKISVHDFCNRAENLGWKLEPVPWCNCGFWIDTQDSRTPLGNTLEHMSGLFYIQEASSMMPVTALFHQQDKTFDTVLDMAAAPGSKTTQIAALMNNEGLVVANEFSASRTKALYSNIERCGVRNSALTTFDGRVFGNWLPESFDAVLIDAPCSGEGTVRKDPDAMKNWSQESIAAITITQKALIESAFQALKPGGVMVYSTCTLSREENQHVCQHLKNTYGDAVTFESLESLFPAAKEAITEEGFLHIFPQIYDCEGFFVARIRKNSAVPSGVVKKRLGKFPFTKATATQTSEISRALKDSLDIEFPSGSQLWLRDREIWLFPDVLTSFIGEFKFSRMGIKVAESHKKGYRWQHQVVTSLTTGHEQAFVELSLEQAREWFMGKDIRPEEVSPSKGDVLIRYQNITIGLGKWVGNRLKNGLPRELVRDGNLF